The Actinomycetota bacterium genome includes a region encoding these proteins:
- a CDS encoding DedA family protein — translation MAARVSELLGEAVNPWGCVLLSALTALEASAFVGLFVLGGFFAYQGKLNLFLVIVVTVIGGVMGDSAGYEIGRFLGGRMRRTWFGRKIGEQRWERAHKYVREKGARAVLLGRFVGILRALVPAVAGDSRMPYSKFLLWNVIGAIVWGPSVVVAGYLAGRSWRVIETYLSRGGFALFALIVLGFVAAHLLRKRRREKADT, via the coding sequence ATGGCCGCACGTGTTTCGGAGCTCCTGGGCGAGGCCGTGAACCCGTGGGGCTGCGTGCTGCTCAGCGCGCTGACCGCCCTCGAAGCGTCCGCGTTCGTGGGCCTGTTCGTGCTCGGAGGCTTCTTCGCCTACCAAGGGAAGCTCAACCTGTTCCTCGTGATCGTGGTGACCGTGATCGGCGGTGTCATGGGCGACTCCGCCGGCTACGAGATCGGCCGCTTCCTGGGCGGACGCATGCGGCGCACGTGGTTCGGTCGCAAGATCGGGGAGCAACGTTGGGAGAGAGCGCACAAGTACGTGCGCGAGAAGGGCGCGCGCGCGGTGCTCCTGGGTCGATTCGTCGGCATCCTCCGCGCCCTGGTCCCGGCGGTGGCCGGCGACTCGCGCATGCCCTACTCGAAGTTCCTCCTCTGGAACGTGATCGGCGCGATCGTGTGGGGACCCTCCGTCGTCGTCGCCGGCTACCTCGCCGGGCGCTCGTGGCGGGTGATCGAGACCTACCTCAGCCGCGGCGGCTTCGCGCTCTTCGCACTCATCGTCCTGGGCTTCGTCGCCGCGCACCTCCTGCGCAAGCGCCGCAGGGAGAAGGCGGACACCTAG
- a CDS encoding ATP-grasp domain-containing protein: MSSGSSGSSGLIAAVIIGPVARVLLLLPSATYRAPDFLDAARALDVEVVVASEQRQTLAGAMGDRALHLELSDPGAAAEAIVALARRAPLDAVVAVDDQGVLVAAEASARLGLPANAPAAVAATRDKTLMRRALAEAGVPQPAYRVVGPEDDVVAAASELGFPCVVKPVSLSGSRGVIRVDDPAAAGAAATRVRHILDDADEDAAGPLLVERFVAGDEVALEGLLRGGRLDVLTVFDKPDPLDGPYFEETIYVTPSRKPAAALDTIAARTADAIVALGLREGPIHAELRVSGDEVFVLEVAARSIGGLCSRALRFGAGVRLEELILRHALGLPLDGVQREAVAAGVMMLPIPRAGVLAGVHGQDRARAVPGIAGLEITIHAGRPVQPLPEGDRYLGFLFARGATPAEVEQSLRAAHACLDVVID, from the coding sequence ATGTCTTCGGGCTCTTCAGGCTCTTCGGGGCTCATCGCAGCAGTCATCATAGGCCCCGTGGCCCGTGTCCTCCTGCTGCTGCCCTCCGCCACGTACCGCGCGCCCGACTTCCTCGACGCGGCGCGCGCCCTCGACGTCGAGGTGGTGGTGGCCTCGGAGCAACGTCAGACGTTGGCCGGTGCCATGGGCGACCGCGCCCTCCACCTGGAGCTCTCCGATCCCGGTGCGGCTGCGGAGGCCATCGTCGCGCTCGCCCGTCGAGCCCCACTCGACGCGGTCGTCGCCGTCGACGACCAGGGCGTGCTCGTGGCCGCGGAGGCGTCGGCCCGCCTCGGCCTTCCGGCCAACGCCCCCGCGGCTGTGGCCGCGACGCGCGACAAGACGCTGATGCGGCGCGCCCTCGCCGAGGCCGGTGTCCCACAGCCCGCGTACCGGGTTGTCGGGCCGGAGGACGACGTGGTCGCGGCGGCCTCGGAGCTCGGGTTCCCGTGCGTGGTGAAGCCGGTGTCGCTGTCGGGGAGTCGCGGCGTCATCCGCGTCGACGACCCGGCGGCGGCAGGGGCGGCCGCCACGCGGGTGCGCCACATCCTCGACGACGCGGACGAAGACGCCGCCGGGCCACTGCTCGTCGAGCGGTTCGTCGCCGGTGACGAGGTCGCCCTCGAGGGGCTGCTGCGCGGCGGTCGGCTCGACGTGCTCACGGTCTTCGACAAGCCCGACCCGCTCGACGGCCCCTACTTCGAGGAGACGATCTACGTCACGCCGTCCCGCAAGCCCGCGGCCGCGCTCGACACGATTGCCGCGCGTACCGCCGACGCGATCGTCGCGCTCGGTCTACGCGAAGGCCCGATCCACGCGGAGTTGCGCGTCTCGGGCGACGAGGTGTTCGTGCTCGAGGTCGCAGCCCGTTCGATCGGGGGCCTGTGCTCACGCGCGCTGCGCTTCGGCGCGGGGGTTCGCCTCGAGGAGCTCATCCTCCGGCACGCGCTCGGCCTGCCGCTCGACGGAGTGCAGCGCGAGGCGGTCGCCGCCGGCGTGATGATGCTCCCGATCCCCCGCGCCGGCGTGCTGGCCGGCGTGCACGGCCAGGACCGCGCTCGCGCGGTACCCGGCATCGCCGGGCTCGAGATCACCATCCATGCGGGTCGACCGGTTCAGCCGTTGCCCGAGGGCGACCGCTACCTCGGGTTCCTCTTCGCACGCGGCGCCACGCCCGCCGAGGTCGAGCAGTCGCTCCGCGCCGCGCACGCGTGTCTCGACGTCGTCATCGACTGA
- a CDS encoding radical SAM protein — MRVLLISTYELGHQPLHVASPATALRRAGHDVRALDLSVDPWAPDQVTWADALAFSVPMHTAMRLALRAARTARALRPDVPICLYGLYAPVSRDHTLGTVADRLLAGEYESALVEWVDGLASGRAGGGDQTLVHLGRTRFGLPGRDLLPPLERYARLVVDGGDRLVGYVEASHGCAHRCRHCPVPVVYDGRIRIVDLDAVVGDVAQLVAAGARHITFGDPDFLNGVHHSRRVVRAVHERFPDLTFDCTTKVELILRHEGIWPELAAAGCLFVVSAFESLNDHILRRLDKGHTAADAARAVALLREQGIEIRPSFLPFTPWTTMADVVELLEFVATHDLIDNVDPVQYTIRLLLPEGSLLLDRSDLLPYLGHYDPELLGYPWTAADPAVDALQVRVARVVEHSLDAGESIETTFGRVWRESGAPGAAPTAATAGRPRLSEPWFCCAEPTEAQLTT, encoded by the coding sequence ATGCGCGTTCTCCTGATCTCGACGTACGAGCTGGGTCACCAGCCGCTGCACGTCGCCTCTCCGGCGACCGCGCTCAGGCGGGCGGGCCACGACGTGCGTGCGCTCGACCTGAGCGTCGACCCGTGGGCGCCGGACCAGGTGACCTGGGCCGACGCCCTCGCGTTCTCGGTGCCCATGCACACGGCCATGCGGCTGGCGCTGCGCGCGGCCCGCACCGCGCGCGCCCTCCGGCCCGACGTCCCGATCTGCCTCTACGGGCTCTACGCGCCGGTGAGCCGCGACCACACCCTCGGGACGGTCGCCGACCGGCTGTTGGCGGGTGAGTACGAGAGCGCTCTCGTCGAGTGGGTCGACGGCCTCGCGTCGGGACGCGCGGGTGGTGGCGACCAGACGCTCGTCCACCTCGGACGCACGCGCTTCGGCCTTCCCGGGCGCGACCTGCTCCCCCCGCTCGAGCGCTACGCCCGCCTGGTGGTCGACGGTGGAGATCGACTGGTCGGATACGTCGAGGCGAGCCACGGCTGCGCCCACCGCTGCCGCCACTGCCCCGTGCCGGTCGTCTACGACGGGCGCATCCGTATCGTCGACCTCGATGCCGTCGTCGGCGACGTGGCCCAGCTGGTCGCGGCCGGGGCGCGCCACATCACCTTCGGAGATCCCGACTTCCTCAACGGCGTCCACCACTCGCGGCGCGTGGTGCGCGCCGTTCACGAGCGCTTTCCCGACCTCACGTTCGACTGCACGACCAAGGTCGAGCTCATCCTGCGACACGAGGGCATCTGGCCCGAGCTGGCGGCCGCCGGGTGCCTCTTCGTCGTCTCCGCCTTCGAGAGCCTGAACGACCACATCCTCCGGCGGCTCGACAAGGGCCACACCGCGGCCGACGCGGCCCGAGCGGTGGCGCTGCTGCGCGAGCAAGGCATCGAGATCCGCCCCTCGTTCCTGCCGTTCACGCCCTGGACGACCATGGCCGACGTCGTCGAGTTGCTCGAGTTCGTCGCCACCCATGACCTCATCGACAACGTCGACCCCGTGCAGTACACGATCCGCCTGCTCCTCCCCGAGGGATCGTTGCTGCTCGACCGGAGCGACCTCCTCCCCTACCTGGGGCACTACGACCCCGAGCTGCTCGGCTACCCGTGGACGGCTGCCGACCCTGCAGTCGACGCGCTGCAGGTCCGCGTGGCGCGCGTGGTCGAGCACAGCCTCGACGCGGGCGAGAGCATCGAGACCACGTTCGGACGCGTGTGGCGGGAGTCGGGTGCCCCTGGTGCCGCCCCCACCGCCGCGACCGCCGGGCGCCCTCGCCTCAGCGAGCCCTGGTTCTGCTGCGCGGAGCCCACCGAGGCTCAGCTGACCACCTAG
- a CDS encoding S-(hydroxymethyl)mycothiol dehydrogenase: protein MAHEVQGVVAADRGRPVSLETIVVPDPGPDEVLVRVQACGVCHTDLHYREGAINDDFPFLLGHEAAGTIEAIGDGVTSVAPGDYVVIAWRAPCGNCRSCRRGRPWYCFDSRNAAQQMTRADGTPLSPALGIGAFAELTLVAAGQAVKVDPAARPEAAGLIGCGVMAGFGAAVHTGNVGQGDTVAVIGCGGVGSAAIAGASLAGARRVIAVDVDPRKLEWARGFGATHVVDARETDPVEAIKGLTDGLGADVVVEAVGLPETYRQAFFARDLAGTVVQVGVPAPEATIELPMIELFGRGGALKSSWYGDCLPSRDFPLLIDLYLRGKLNLDGFVSETIRLDQVEDAFHKMERGEVLRSVVVL, encoded by the coding sequence ATGGCTCATGAGGTGCAGGGCGTCGTGGCCGCGGACCGGGGCCGGCCGGTCTCGCTCGAGACGATCGTCGTCCCCGATCCCGGGCCCGACGAGGTGCTCGTCCGGGTCCAGGCGTGCGGTGTGTGCCACACCGACCTCCACTACCGGGAGGGCGCCATCAACGACGACTTCCCCTTCCTCCTCGGTCACGAGGCCGCCGGCACGATCGAGGCGATCGGCGACGGTGTCACCAGCGTCGCGCCGGGTGACTACGTCGTGATCGCCTGGCGGGCGCCGTGCGGCAACTGTCGATCGTGCCGGCGCGGTCGACCCTGGTACTGCTTCGACAGTCGCAACGCGGCGCAGCAGATGACGCGTGCGGATGGCACTCCACTGAGCCCCGCCCTCGGCATCGGCGCCTTCGCCGAGCTGACCCTCGTCGCCGCGGGCCAAGCGGTGAAGGTCGACCCCGCAGCGCGTCCCGAAGCGGCCGGTCTCATCGGCTGCGGCGTGATGGCCGGCTTCGGTGCTGCGGTCCACACGGGCAACGTCGGGCAGGGCGACACGGTGGCGGTGATCGGATGTGGCGGTGTGGGCAGCGCGGCCATCGCGGGGGCGAGCCTCGCCGGGGCGCGACGCGTCATCGCAGTCGATGTCGACCCTCGCAAGCTCGAATGGGCACGCGGCTTCGGCGCCACCCACGTGGTCGACGCGCGTGAGACGGATCCCGTCGAGGCCATCAAGGGCCTGACCGACGGCCTGGGGGCAGATGTGGTGGTCGAGGCGGTCGGCCTTCCCGAGACCTACCGTCAGGCGTTCTTCGCGCGCGACCTCGCGGGGACGGTGGTGCAGGTCGGAGTGCCGGCGCCGGAGGCGACCATCGAGTTGCCGATGATCGAGCTGTTCGGCCGGGGTGGCGCGCTCAAGTCGTCGTGGTACGGCGACTGCCTCCCGTCGCGTGACTTCCCGCTGCTGATCGACCTGTACCTTCGCGGCAAGCTGAACCTCGACGGTTTCGTGTCGGAGACCATCCGCCTCGATCAGGTCGAGGACGCGTTCCACAAGATGGAGCGCGGCGAGGTGCTCCGGTCTGTCGTGGTGCTCTGA
- a CDS encoding phospholipase: MERPTHTRSHTDTPRRWRRRGALATALVAATMAAACTSGTVNQASPLALPATTAPAKPQNFGPYAVGVRTESFVDTSRPTDPNRGEPGRPSRTLQTMVLYPAQGDASDRDVPEAPPARDGGPYPLIEFSHGFTSNGPSYTALLRQLAAAGYVVAAPTFPLSSRGAPGGPSAADYKNQPADVSFVISEMLRLNGDGASLLHGMVDPDKVAVAGHSLGAMTTLGVAYNSCCTDTRIKAAVPISGIEASFPGGTFVYRGTPLLLIHGDADATVPYQSSQNAYRAATPPKFLLTILHGPHTLFFGPAGAVIVKVMLDFFDHYLKGRDGSLEAITQQGNVAGTTVLVSTLT; the protein is encoded by the coding sequence GTGGAGAGGCCCACGCACACGCGCTCGCACACCGACACCCCCCGCCGGTGGAGGCGGCGCGGCGCGCTGGCCACCGCGCTCGTCGCCGCCACGATGGCTGCGGCCTGTACCTCCGGCACCGTCAACCAGGCCTCGCCCCTGGCGCTGCCGGCGACGACCGCGCCGGCGAAGCCCCAGAACTTCGGGCCCTACGCCGTCGGTGTGCGCACGGAGTCGTTCGTCGACACCAGCCGGCCGACCGATCCGAACCGCGGCGAGCCCGGGCGGCCGTCGCGCACCCTGCAGACGATGGTGCTGTATCCCGCGCAGGGTGACGCGAGCGACCGCGATGTCCCCGAGGCGCCGCCGGCTCGCGACGGCGGGCCGTATCCCCTCATCGAGTTCTCCCACGGGTTCACCTCGAACGGTCCGAGCTACACCGCGCTCCTCCGTCAGCTGGCGGCCGCAGGGTACGTCGTCGCCGCCCCCACCTTTCCCCTCAGCAGCCGGGGCGCCCCGGGGGGGCCGAGCGCCGCGGACTACAAGAACCAGCCCGCCGACGTGAGCTTCGTCATCTCCGAGATGCTGCGGCTCAACGGCGACGGCGCCAGTCTCCTGCACGGGATGGTCGACCCCGACAAGGTGGCCGTCGCCGGGCACTCGCTGGGCGCGATGACGACACTCGGCGTCGCCTACAACTCGTGCTGCACCGACACTCGCATCAAGGCCGCGGTCCCCATCTCGGGGATCGAGGCGTCGTTCCCGGGCGGGACGTTCGTCTACCGAGGGACACCGTTGCTGCTGATCCATGGCGACGCGGACGCCACCGTTCCGTACCAATCCAGTCAGAACGCCTACCGGGCCGCGACCCCACCGAAGTTCCTGCTCACGATCCTGCACGGCCCGCACACGCTGTTCTTCGGCCCGGCCGGCGCAGTGATCGTGAAGGTCATGCTGGACTTCTTCGACCACTACCTCAAGGGTCGCGACGGGAGCCTCGAGGCGATCACGCAGCAGGGCAACGTCGCCGGCACGACGGTGCTCGTCAGCACGCTCACGTAG
- a CDS encoding ABC transporter ATP-binding protein: MGQVAFLDVSKRFGSFTAVADLTLEVEDQEFLVLLGPSGCGKTTALRMVAGLEEPTGGTIRIGTRVVNDVEAKDRDVAMVFQSYALYPHMTVEKNIEFPLRSRNVPKHERPAIVAEAVRTLDLDGLLDRRPAQLSGGQRQRVALARAIVRRPQVFLMDEPLSNLDAKLRVQTRAELIELHRRLATTFVYVTHDQVEAMTMGDRIAIMNAGVLQQVGPPQDVYEKPANLFVARFIGNPPMNTITGTIAHEPEGVVVMLPGGRVPLPAPLAHAVSTDGRAVVLGVRPEHLAIGDGPIAATVSVVESLGHERHVVCRLEDGQLVTARQPSSVTAPSDGTAVRLSFDPDHLHLFDATTEARFDT; encoded by the coding sequence ATGGGTCAGGTTGCCTTCCTGGACGTCTCCAAGCGCTTCGGGAGCTTCACCGCCGTCGCCGACCTCACGCTCGAGGTCGAGGATCAGGAGTTCCTCGTCCTGCTCGGGCCTTCCGGATGTGGGAAGACGACTGCCCTGCGGATGGTCGCCGGTCTCGAGGAGCCGACCGGCGGCACGATCCGGATCGGCACCCGCGTCGTCAACGACGTGGAGGCCAAGGACCGCGACGTCGCCATGGTGTTCCAGAGCTACGCGCTCTACCCGCACATGACGGTGGAGAAGAACATCGAGTTCCCGTTGCGATCGCGGAACGTCCCGAAGCACGAACGGCCGGCGATCGTGGCCGAGGCGGTCCGCACCCTCGACCTCGACGGCCTGCTCGATCGCCGTCCCGCCCAGCTGTCGGGTGGCCAGCGCCAGCGGGTGGCACTGGCGCGTGCCATCGTGCGTCGTCCCCAGGTGTTCCTCATGGACGAGCCGCTCTCCAACCTCGACGCCAAGCTGCGCGTCCAGACGCGCGCCGAGCTCATCGAGCTGCACCGGCGCCTGGCAACCACGTTCGTCTACGTGACCCACGATCAGGTCGAGGCGATGACGATGGGAGATCGCATCGCGATCATGAACGCAGGCGTGCTGCAACAAGTTGGACCTCCGCAGGACGTCTACGAGAAGCCGGCCAACCTCTTCGTCGCGCGCTTCATCGGCAATCCACCGATGAACACCATCACCGGCACCATCGCCCACGAGCCCGAGGGCGTCGTCGTCATGCTGCCCGGCGGGCGCGTCCCGCTGCCGGCCCCGCTCGCCCACGCGGTAAGCACCGATGGCCGCGCCGTCGTCCTGGGCGTTCGCCCGGAGCACCTGGCGATCGGCGACGGCCCGATCGCGGCCACGGTGTCGGTCGTCGAGTCGCTGGGCCACGAGCGCCACGTCGTCTGCCGGCTCGAGGACGGCCAGCTCGTCACCGCGCGACAGCCCTCGAGCGTGACGGCCCCCTCCGACGGGACTGCGGTGCGCCTGTCGTTCGACCCCGACCACCTGCACCTGTTCGACGCCACCACCGAGGCACGGTTCGACACATGA
- a CDS encoding sugar ABC transporter permease: MSDLDRLVPAVDVTSRPVRRLSRRVREAGLGYLLILPSLLAFVTFEFYPFFRNFYLALYRTPPFPGLPKRWAGLSQVGDILSSGDFRNSLKVTALFAVLTVPTGVILGVALAVLAHQRLKGIGIYRTIFSSTVATSVAVASVIFVTLFNPQVGLLSYLVGQRDFLSDPTWALPAVSIAFIWQHLGITFILISAGLGAVPDELLEAAHVDGAGPWSRFRNITLPLLSPTIFFATVVTSITAFQAFGQIDLLTEGGPDNRTNVLVYAAYNEVFKHNNLGEASVLAIALFVITLVLTIAQLTFLERRVFYGR, from the coding sequence ATGAGCGACCTCGATCGGCTGGTACCCGCGGTCGACGTCACCTCGCGGCCGGTGCGCCGGCTCAGCCGCCGGGTCCGCGAGGCGGGGCTGGGCTATCTGCTCATCCTGCCGTCGCTGCTGGCCTTCGTGACCTTCGAGTTCTATCCCTTCTTCCGCAACTTCTACCTGGCGCTCTACCGCACCCCCCCGTTTCCCGGGTTGCCCAAACGCTGGGCCGGCCTCAGTCAGGTCGGCGACATCCTCTCGTCCGGCGACTTCCGCAACAGCCTCAAGGTGACGGCGCTGTTCGCGGTCCTCACCGTGCCCACGGGCGTCATCCTCGGCGTCGCGCTCGCGGTGCTCGCCCATCAACGCCTCAAGGGCATCGGCATCTACCGCACGATCTTCTCCTCGACGGTGGCGACGTCGGTGGCAGTGGCCTCGGTGATCTTCGTCACCCTCTTCAACCCACAGGTGGGGCTGCTCTCCTATCTCGTGGGCCAGAGAGACTTCTTGTCGGACCCGACGTGGGCACTGCCGGCCGTGTCCATCGCCTTCATCTGGCAGCACCTCGGCATCACCTTCATCCTGATCTCCGCCGGGCTCGGTGCCGTCCCCGACGAGCTGCTCGAGGCGGCGCACGTCGACGGGGCGGGGCCGTGGTCGCGCTTTCGCAACATCACCCTGCCCCTGCTCTCCCCGACCATCTTCTTCGCGACGGTCGTGACCTCGATCACCGCGTTCCAGGCCTTCGGCCAGATCGACCTGCTGACCGAGGGCGGTCCCGACAACCGGACCAATGTCCTCGTCTACGCCGCGTACAACGAGGTCTTCAAGCACAACAACCTCGGAGAAGCTTCGGTGCTGGCCATCGCGCTCTTCGTCATCACGCTGGTGCTCACGATCGCGCAGCTCACCTTCCTCGAACGGCGCGTGTTCTATGGCCGCTAG
- a CDS encoding carbohydrate ABC transporter permease, whose protein sequence is MAARRFRLVVRYAILTAVAGVVLFPLYIAVVNSLLPSEQLVARPPRLFPAHPDWSTYRRAWNAGHLGNYLKNSFIVTALIVAGQVSTSILAAYAFAFLRFPLKRTLFVVFLATTMIPFEVTFFTNQQTIVSLGWYDTYLALAVPFLATGFGTFLLRQAFLQVPRDLQDAAALDGYGHLRFMTRVAVPLARPMIAALSLFSFFAAWNQYLWPLIVTRDARLRTVQIGLRQLRGESVNDINVTLAGTVLAALPLFILLLVFQKQLVRGLTAGAVKG, encoded by the coding sequence ATGGCCGCTAGGCGATTCCGTCTGGTCGTGCGCTACGCGATACTCACCGCGGTGGCCGGGGTGGTGCTGTTCCCGCTCTACATCGCCGTCGTCAACTCACTCCTGCCCTCCGAGCAGCTCGTGGCCCGCCCTCCCCGCTTGTTCCCGGCGCACCCCGACTGGAGCACCTACCGCCGGGCGTGGAACGCCGGCCACCTCGGCAACTACCTGAAGAACAGCTTCATCGTCACCGCGCTGATCGTCGCGGGTCAGGTATCGACGTCGATCCTGGCCGCCTATGCGTTCGCCTTCCTGCGGTTCCCGTTGAAGCGGACGCTGTTCGTCGTGTTCCTCGCCACGACGATGATCCCCTTCGAGGTCACGTTCTTCACCAACCAACAGACGATCGTGAGCCTGGGCTGGTACGACACCTATCTCGCGCTCGCGGTGCCGTTCCTCGCGACGGGCTTCGGCACGTTCCTCCTGCGGCAGGCCTTCCTGCAGGTTCCACGCGACCTCCAGGACGCAGCTGCCCTCGACGGCTACGGGCACCTGCGCTTCATGACCCGGGTGGCCGTCCCCCTGGCGCGTCCCATGATCGCCGCTCTCAGCCTCTTCTCCTTCTTCGCGGCGTGGAACCAGTACCTTTGGCCGCTCATCGTCACCCGCGACGCCCGGCTCCGGACGGTGCAGATCGGTCTACGCCAACTGCGGGGTGAGTCGGTCAACGACATCAACGTCACCTTGGCGGGCACGGTGCTCGCCGCGTTGCCGTTGTTCATCCTGCTGCTCGTGTTCCAGAAGCAGCTCGTCCGAGG